ATCTGGCAATGGTCGATGATTTTTTCCCGATCTTCGACCACGGCCAGTTCCGAGCCGCGCGCCAACCAGGTATACAAATCGCACGTCCGAGCAAAAATATGCGAAAACGGCAGCCAGCTTAGGCGAATATCTTTCACCGTGGTTTCGAAGGCGGCACAGCATCCGGCCGCGTTGCTGGTTAAGTTTCCATGACTGAGCATTACGCCCTTGGCTTCGCCCGTGGTGCCGGAAGTGTAAAGGATGGTAGCTAAATCGTCCGCCGTTGTTTGCACCAGCGATTCTTGCAGTAGGGGGTCGGCGGCATCTTTACCGATCGCGGAAAATAACTCCGTAAAGGGCAAAATGGGCTGTCCGGCGATTTCGCGTTCGGTCGGTTCGTACGAAAAGAATTGCAAACCCCGCGGCAGAGCAAGGCTCTCCACTGCTAGTTTTCCGGCTTGCTCCGCTGTAGAGAGCAGCACCATTTGTGCTTCGCTATTTGCAATTTGCCAGGCGATTTGCGATCCCGAAAGGGACGCATGCAAGGCCACATGCACTCCGCGCGCCACGTGCACAGCCAAGTCGGCTAAGATCCACTCGTAGCGGTTTTCGGAAACCTGCACCACCCGATCGCCTGGCTGCACTCCGGCTCGCCGTAACCCGGCGGCCAATCGCCGCACTTCGTGGGCCAGTTCGTTCCATGAGAGCGACCGAAACGCCGCCCCATTACCGGTGGGCAAATGCAGGGCCGTTCGGTCGCCTCCTCGAGCCACGCTGTCGCAAAACAATTTGACGAGAGTGGTCGATGGAACGCTCATCGGAAAAATTCAACAGATCCGAGTTCGATTCACACCCGTTCGAAAATCGTGGCAATTCCTTGCCCTACGCCAATGCACATGGTGGCCAATCCGGTCGTAGCGCTTTGATCGAGCATGGCGTGCACTAAGGTGGCAGCGATTCGCGCGCCGCTGGCACCCAGCGGATGGCCAATGGCAATCGCCCCGCCTCGGACGTTTGTTTTACCCTCGTCCAACTTCAACATCCGGATGCACGCCAGCGCCTGCGAGGCGAACGCTTCGTTCAATTCGATGAGGTCAATGTCCGACAGTTTCATTCCGGCACGCTCCAACGCTTTCTGCGCGGCCGGCACTGGCCCGGTGCCCATGACCGCCGGTTCCACGCCAATCACGGCCGTCGACACAATTCGTACCAACGGCTTCAGGCCGAGAGATTTTGCTTTTTCTTCCGACATCACCAACAGTGCCGCGGCTCCGTCGTTCAAGGGGGAACTGTTGCCGGCGGTCACCGTTCCCATGCCCGGCATGAAAGCAGGCTTCAATGCGGCGAGCGATTCCAAACTGGCGTCCGGCCGAATGCACTGATCGGTTTCCACCAAAATGCGATTGCCCGCCTCGTCTCGCCCAAACACCGGCACAATTTCCGGCTTGAATTTGCCTTCGCGGGTTGCGGCGGCAGCGCGTTGATGGCTGCGAAGTGCGAACGCATCTTGCTCTTCTCGCGAAATACCCTGTGTTTGGGCCAGAAATTCCGCGGTAATGCCCATGAGCAGTGCGCCCTTACTGGTGCGTTCGAACAGCTTGGGGTTGAGATCTATTCCGGCGTCCATCGGAATATGTTGCATGTGTTCCAGGCCCCCGACAATTTGCACATCCTCCGCGCCGGCCACAATCGAATGCGCCGCCTGATTGAGCGCTTGCAAGCTCGATCCGCACAAACGGTTGATGGTTGCCCCGCCGCTGTGCATGGGCAAACCCGCCATCAGCGCCACGGTTCGGGCGACGTTTAATCCCTGCTCTCCCTGCTGTTGCGTATTGCCCAGCACCACGTCTTCGATTTCGATAGGATCGATTCTGCTGCGTTCGATCAGCGCCTTCACGGCCGATACGGCTAAATCGTCGGACCGGACGTCGCGGAACACGCCTTTCTCTTTGTGCGAGCGGCCAATGGGCGTGCGCACGGCAGCGACAATCACAGGGCGCTTCATGTCAGAGCCAGGGTTCGGGGTTCAGGAATTGTAGTTAGGAAGCACGTCAATTGGGGATGATTTCCACTTGTAATGTTAGCGCTGGTGGTCAAGTGCGTGCCGGTCAAGGGTTTTCTCAGCCATAAAACTTCTTTCCGGTTTTGGCCATGTCTTCGAGCATCGGCGTCGGTTTCCAGCGCTGGCCCAGTGACTCCAGCGGTTTGAGCATTTCCAAAATCTTGGCGACGCCCAGCATGTCGGCCCAAAATAACAGGCCCCCTTTGAACGGCGGAAAACCCAGGCCGTAAATCAAACCCAAATCGACATCGCGCACGTCGCGCACAATTTTGTCGGTCAGCACACGCGTGGCTTCCAGCAGCATCGGCAAAAACAGCCGAGCGGTGATTTGCTCCTCGCTTAGCTTTTGCTGGCCACGAATCATCGGAGCAAGCAGCGGCTTGAGTGACGGATCGTTTTCGCCGCGATCCTTGCCGCCAGTGTATTTGAAAAAGCCAGCCCCAGATTTTTGCCCTAGCCGCCCCGCTTTGATCAGCGCCGGCACAACCGGCGATACCACAATTCGTTCCGGAAAGGCATCGTAGATGACGCGGCCGGCATAAAAAGCCGTGTCCAGGCCTACGACATCGAATAAAGTAATCGGCCCCATCGGCATGCCGAAATTCTTAGCCGCCCGATCAATGGCGGAAATTTCCACGCCTTCCAGAAGCAGTTCAATCGATTCGTTCATATACGGCAGCAGCAGCCGATTGACCAAAAATCCAGGGCCGTCGTTCACGACAATCGGCGATTTGCCAATCGACTTGGCATAGGCCACGGCGGTAGCAATGGTCTCGTCGCTGGACTGCTGGCCGCGGATTACTTCCACCAATGGCATTTTCCGCACAGGGTTGAAGAAGTGAATTCCGCAAAACTGTGCCGGCCGCTTTAGTCCTTCCGCCAATCGCGTGATGGGAATGGTCGAAGTGTTGGAAGCCAAGATAGCATCGTCTCGCAACAGCGGCTCCAACCGAGCAAACACTTGCCGCTTGACTTCGGGGTTTTCGACCACGGCTTCGATGACTAAATCGGCGTGCGCTAATTCTGCATCGGTGGTCGTGGCGTGCAGCAGCGCGGCGTATTTGAAAGCCCGTTGCGGATCGGAGCCTTTCGTTTGTTTATTGTAGGAAACTTCTTCCAGGATTTTTTGCACGCCCACACCCAATGCTTGGGGCACGGCATCGGTCATGGTGACCGGCAAATCGCGCTTCAGGTTTGCCGCTGCGATCCCTTGCCCCATAATGCCGGCCCCGATTACGGCCACCGATTTGATCGGCCGTGTGGCGACATTCGGTCGGTCGATGCCGGTGTCTTTTTTGTTACGATCTGACAAGAAAAACACATTGATTAGCGCGCGGTTCACTGGCGAGCCGAACAGCGCAGCCATCCCTTCGGCCTCGGCGTTGCAGGCCGAATCGATATCTTGCGTGGCCGCGCCCAACATCACTTCCAGCGCGGCCAGCGGCGCCGGATAGTGCCCCTTGGTTTGTTGCTGGAGGTAACCGTAAGCGGTGGCGCCCAAAAAGCCCAACTCGGTCTCGTTCATGTCGATGGGCCCACTCCAGCGGCGGCGGTCTGTGAGGTATTGCTTCGATTTTTGCTCCGCGCGGATCAAGCGAATAGCCGCTTCCTGAATGCGGGCCGCCGGCGCCACATCGGAAGCCAAACCCATTTTGTAAGCCGCGCGGCCGTCAATGCTTTCGCCGCTGGTGACTAATTCCACCGCGTTCGAAAGACCCACGATCCGCGACGACCGGGCCGTGCCTCCCCAGCCGGGAAACAAACCCAGCTTCACTTCCGGAAAGCCAAACTGAGTTTTGGCGTCATCCGCCATGACGCGGCGATCGCACCAAATGGCCAGTTCAGCCCCGCCCCCCACGCAAATGCCATCGATGGCCGCCACCGTAACAAACGGGCAATTCGCCAGCCGCTGAAACAGCTTGCGGCCCCGGGTGCACATGGCTGTTACGTCGCT
The genomic region above belongs to Pirellulales bacterium and contains:
- a CDS encoding AMP-dependent synthetase/ligase → MSVPSTTLVKLFCDSVARGGDRTALHLPTGNGAAFRSLSWNELAHEVRRLAAGLRRAGVQPGDRVVQVSENRYEWILADLAVHVARGVHVALHASLSGSQIAWQIANSEAQMVLLSTAEQAGKLAVESLALPRGLQFFSYEPTEREIAGQPILPFTELFSAIGKDAADPLLQESLVQTTADDLATILYTSGTTGEAKGVMLSHGNLTSNAAGCCAAFETTVKDIRLSWLPFSHIFARTCDLYTWLARGSELAVVEDREKIIDHCQILRPTLLNGVPYFFERVYRRLSETGKLGPAAPGGKTYLQQALGGDIRACCSGGAALPDHVAEFFWQQGLPLVQGYGLTESSPVIATATPDHNKVGTVGRAIEGVDIKIAEDGEVLTRGPHVMLGYWQNPEETASVLQNGWLHTGDLGALDADGYLRITGRKKELIVTAGGKNIAPVFLESLLAQEPLISQAIIIGEGRKFLTALIVPNPDTLRAEIIARQIPVRSAAEALVHPAVMELYR
- the fadA gene encoding acetyl-CoA C-acyltransferase FadA; the protein is MKRPVIVAAVRTPIGRSHKEKGVFRDVRSDDLAVSAVKALIERSRIDPIEIEDVVLGNTQQQGEQGLNVARTVALMAGLPMHSGGATINRLCGSSLQALNQAAHSIVAGAEDVQIVGGLEHMQHIPMDAGIDLNPKLFERTSKGALLMGITAEFLAQTQGISREEQDAFALRSHQRAAAATREGKFKPEIVPVFGRDEAGNRILVETDQCIRPDASLESLAALKPAFMPGMGTVTAGNSSPLNDGAAALLVMSEEKAKSLGLKPLVRIVSTAVIGVEPAVMGTGPVPAAQKALERAGMKLSDIDLIELNEAFASQALACIRMLKLDEGKTNVRGGAIAIGHPLGASGARIAATLVHAMLDQSATTGLATMCIGVGQGIATIFERV
- a CDS encoding 3-hydroxyacyl-CoA dehydrogenase NAD-binding domain-containing protein; amino-acid sequence: MPNDAVIRLSFAEPDIAVLTLDDPKKGANVLSQRVLEELSAHLDVLETRQDLAGLIVRSGKPGSFIAGADLREFAASFDMPKSDVTAMCTRGRKLFQRLANCPFVTVAAIDGICVGGGAELAIWCDRRVMADDAKTQFGFPEVKLGLFPGWGGTARSSRIVGLSNAVELVTSGESIDGRAAYKMGLASDVAPAARIQEAAIRLIRAEQKSKQYLTDRRRWSGPIDMNETELGFLGATAYGYLQQQTKGHYPAPLAALEVMLGAATQDIDSACNAEAEGMAALFGSPVNRALINVFFLSDRNKKDTGIDRPNVATRPIKSVAVIGAGIMGQGIAAANLKRDLPVTMTDAVPQALGVGVQKILEEVSYNKQTKGSDPQRAFKYAALLHATTTDAELAHADLVIEAVVENPEVKRQVFARLEPLLRDDAILASNTSTIPITRLAEGLKRPAQFCGIHFFNPVRKMPLVEVIRGQQSSDETIATAVAYAKSIGKSPIVVNDGPGFLVNRLLLPYMNESIELLLEGVEISAIDRAAKNFGMPMGPITLFDVVGLDTAFYAGRVIYDAFPERIVVSPVVPALIKAGRLGQKSGAGFFKYTGGKDRGENDPSLKPLLAPMIRGQQKLSEEQITARLFLPMLLEATRVLTDKIVRDVRDVDLGLIYGLGFPPFKGGLLFWADMLGVAKILEMLKPLESLGQRWKPTPMLEDMAKTGKKFYG